The following are encoded in a window of Deltaproteobacteria bacterium genomic DNA:
- a CDS encoding integration host factor subunit alpha — translation MTKADLVEIIYEKVGLSKKEAKDIVETVFDTLKESLKDGEKIKISGFGNFSVRVKRPRRGRNPQTGEDIEISARRVLTFKASQILKDHINSLDQEEVL, via the coding sequence ATGACGAAGGCGGATCTGGTAGAAATCATTTACGAAAAGGTGGGGCTATCCAAGAAAGAGGCAAAAGACATCGTAGAGACGGTGTTCGATACGCTCAAGGAAAGCCTCAAAGATGGAGAGAAAATAAAGATTTCCGGATTTGGAAACTTCTCCGTGAGAGTGAAGAGGCCCCGCAGGGGTCGGAATCCCCAGACGGGTGAGGACATAGAAATTTCTGCCAGGAGGGTGCTCACCTTCAAGGCAAGCCAGATCCTTAAAGATCACATCAACAGCTTGGATCAGGAAGAAGTTCTGTAA
- a CDS encoding MerR family transcriptional regulator: MKQSIPDKIYFKIGEVSKIVGVKAYVIRFWESEFKINRAKTKTSHRIYKAKDIELLLTIKDLLYNKKFTIDGAKNKLKELQKDEKEKQLSLSLDEGKYQKMLLNVKGELKRIKKILEKTTR, from the coding sequence TTGAAGCAAAGTATCCCTGATAAAATCTACTTTAAAATTGGGGAAGTAAGCAAAATTGTTGGTGTAAAGGCGTACGTAATACGATTCTGGGAATCTGAATTCAAGATAAACAGGGCGAAGACAAAGACGAGCCACAGGATCTACAAGGCGAAAGATATCGAGCTTCTCTTAACGATAAAAGATCTCCTGTATAACAAGAAATTCACCATAGACGGCGCCAAGAACAAACTAAAGGAGCTTCAAAAGGACGAAAAAGAAAAGCAGTTATCCCTGTCCCTCGACGAGGGAAAGTATCAAAAAATGCTTCTCAACGTAAAGGGAGAGCTGAAAAGAATAAAGAAAATACTCGAGAAGACCACGAGATGA
- the surE gene encoding 5'/3'-nucleotidase SurE, with the protein MSGKVKKPLILISNDDGIHSEGLHALAKAMRKLARVVVIAPDRERSGVSHSLTLQRPLRVDRVKPGIYAVDGTPTDCINLAVNKILREKPALVASGINKGGNLGDDITYSGTVSAAIEGRLLGIPSFAISLVTRNNFRFDIAMRVATDIAREILVKGLPEDTLLNVNVPNVAEKEIKGIKITRQGKRIYSDAVIEKTDPRGRKYYWIAGEEIGFENRKGTDILAVNSDYISITPLHLDLTNYKSLRQLRYWEDSLNKSMRISKGGGRREGRSRS; encoded by the coding sequence ATGTCAGGAAAAGTGAAGAAGCCCCTCATACTTATTTCCAATGATGACGGTATACATTCGGAAGGCCTGCATGCCCTTGCGAAGGCTATGAGAAAATTAGCCCGCGTCGTTGTCATAGCTCCCGACAGGGAGAGAAGTGGTGTCAGCCATTCACTTACCCTGCAGCGTCCCCTGAGGGTAGACAGGGTAAAGCCGGGTATATACGCCGTTGACGGTACCCCGACAGACTGCATCAATCTCGCCGTGAATAAAATCCTCCGGGAAAAACCTGCACTCGTGGCGTCGGGAATCAACAAAGGGGGCAACCTGGGTGATGACATCACCTACTCCGGGACCGTCTCTGCAGCGATCGAAGGCAGGTTGCTCGGCATCCCCTCGTTTGCGATATCACTCGTGACGAGGAACAATTTCCGATTCGATATCGCAATGAGGGTCGCTACAGACATTGCAAGAGAAATCCTGGTGAAAGGTCTTCCCGAGGACACGCTCTTAAACGTCAATGTCCCCAACGTTGCTGAGAAGGAGATCAAAGGAATAAAGATTACCCGGCAGGGAAAGCGGATTTACAGCGATGCCGTCATCGAGAAAACCGACCCCCGCGGAAGAAAATATTACTGGATAGCAGGGGAGGAGATAGGCTTTGAGAACAGGAAGGGTACGGACATTCTCGCTGTAAACAGCGATTACATAAGCATTACACCTCTTCACCTTGACCTGACCAATTACAAATCGCTCAGACAGTTACGGTACTGGGAAGACTCGTTGAATAAATCAATGAGGATATCAAAAGGGGGAGGCAGGCGTGAAGGGAGAAGCCGATCCTGA
- a CDS encoding protein-L-isoaspartate(D-aspartate) O-methyltransferase: MVESQIMKRGIRDSRLLEAMRAIPRHLFIPLHQRDRAYDDCPLPIGYNQTISQPYIVALMTQHLQLTGSEKVLELGTGSGYQAAILCELAERVITIERIPKLAERAEAALSGLGYRNVQIIVGDGTVGYPDEAPYDRVLITAATPNIPQPVVEQLSEGGIVVAPVGKQFEQELLKGIKRAGGLDKTYLGGCRFVKLVGKYGFRDN, translated from the coding sequence ATGGTCGAGAGCCAGATCATGAAGAGAGGCATACGAGATTCGCGGCTCCTCGAGGCGATGCGGGCAATCCCCCGGCACCTGTTTATTCCCCTCCATCAGAGAGACCGGGCATACGATGACTGTCCCCTCCCGATTGGTTATAATCAGACCATTTCCCAGCCCTACATAGTTGCCCTGATGACGCAGCACCTCCAGCTAACCGGAAGCGAAAAGGTTCTGGAGCTCGGGACCGGTTCCGGCTATCAGGCTGCCATACTCTGCGAACTTGCCGAAAGGGTAATTACGATAGAGAGGATACCAAAGCTTGCCGAGAGGGCTGAAGCGGCGCTATCCGGTCTCGGTTATCGCAACGTTCAGATCATTGTAGGTGACGGAACGGTCGGGTATCCTGACGAAGCCCCCTATGACAGGGTGTTGATAACCGCAGCGACACCGAACATTCCGCAGCCCGTCGTGGAGCAACTGTCCGAGGGGGGAATCGTTGTCGCTCCCGTTGGCAAGCAGTTCGAGCAGGAGCTGTTGAAGGGGATCAAGAGGGCGGGGGGTCTCGACAAAACCTATCTTGGAGGGTGCAGATTCGTAAAACTCGTCGGGAAATATGGTTTCAGAGACAACTGA
- a CDS encoding peptidoglycan DD-metalloendopeptidase family protein, giving the protein MKRGQTLYRISVTYNVPLGKIVSYNDIDDPFDIKAGQRIFIPGAVKHLDVPIVKPPVSVKKKIFIKPVSGTITGRFGERRSRHHHKGIDIAAPSGSPVMAALSGKVIYAGSGYSGYGKTVIIDHQNGYMTLYSHLKKILTKVGNSVRQRERIGKVGKTGRATGPHLHFEVRHNEKLVNPVDYLLL; this is encoded by the coding sequence GTGAAGAGAGGACAGACCCTTTACCGGATATCGGTCACGTACAACGTCCCATTGGGCAAGATCGTTTCCTACAACGATATCGATGACCCTTTTGACATAAAGGCCGGACAGAGGATCTTCATCCCCGGCGCCGTGAAGCACCTGGACGTTCCCATTGTCAAGCCGCCTGTTTCCGTCAAGAAAAAGATCTTCATAAAGCCCGTGAGCGGCACGATTACCGGGAGGTTCGGGGAACGCAGGAGCAGGCACCATCACAAGGGGATAGACATCGCGGCACCTTCGGGTTCCCCCGTGATGGCCGCGCTATCAGGAAAGGTGATTTATGCCGGCTCGGGTTACTCGGGTTACGGCAAGACCGTTATCATAGACCACCAGAATGGATACATGACCCTCTATTCTCACCTGAAAAAAATCCTGACGAAAGTAGGCAACTCGGTCCGTCAGAGAGAGAGAATCGGAAAGGTGGGGAAGACGGGTAGGGCGACGGGCCCGCACCTGCACTTCGAGGTGCGCCACAACGAAAAACTGGTCAACCCTGTCGATTATCTCCTTCTCTGA
- a CDS encoding adenine phosphoribosyltransferase, with product MHGELKAKIRDVADFPKKGILFKDITTLLADPKSFQMAIDLIAHRYTNVHIDAVVGVEARGFIMGAALAYKLCSGVIIVRKPGKLPAETESVTYQLEYGEDSLEIHKDAVKPGMKILIADDVLATGGTIKAVIDLVKRMGGEIVECAFLAELSALGGSEKIKPYGHFSLLVFED from the coding sequence ATGCACGGAGAACTGAAGGCGAAGATTAGAGACGTTGCTGACTTTCCCAAGAAAGGAATTCTTTTCAAGGATATCACGACGCTGCTGGCCGACCCCAAGTCTTTTCAAATGGCCATCGACCTCATCGCACATCGCTACACCAACGTTCACATCGACGCCGTCGTCGGTGTCGAGGCGCGGGGCTTCATCATGGGCGCAGCCCTTGCTTATAAACTCTGCTCGGGTGTCATCATCGTGAGAAAACCCGGAAAACTGCCCGCAGAGACCGAGAGCGTCACCTACCAGCTCGAGTATGGCGAGGACAGCCTGGAAATCCACAAGGACGCCGTCAAGCCCGGAATGAAGATACTCATCGCAGACGACGTTCTTGCGACGGGCGGCACGATCAAAGCGGTGATCGACCTTGTAAAGAGAATGGGCGGTGAGATCGTTGAATGCGCGTTCCTCGCGGAACTCTCTGCCCTCGGGGGAAGCGAGAAGATCAAACCTTATGGCCACTTTTCCCTTTTGGTGTTCGAGGATTAA
- a CDS encoding zinc ribbon domain-containing protein, producing MPIYELECKKCAKVGEYLVFGSMDGEICKFCGSPELVQLMSVFAYKSEGKFKQGGGAGCAGCKASSCSSCA from the coding sequence ATGCCTATCTACGAGCTCGAGTGCAAAAAATGCGCAAAGGTTGGAGAGTACCTTGTTTTCGGATCCATGGACGGTGAGATCTGCAAGTTTTGCGGTTCCCCGGAGCTTGTCCAGCTCATGTCGGTATTCGCCTACAAATCGGAAGGGAAATTCAAGCAGGGTGGAGGTGCCGGTTGTGCCGGTTGCAAGGCGAGCAGCTGCTCATCCTGTGCCTGA
- a CDS encoding helix-turn-helix domain-containing protein, with protein sequence MGLKSMPNILKTRDIAILLDLSPDSVNDMARKGQIKGYKSGNQWRFRKKDVEKFLKKYNQRHTSGTG encoded by the coding sequence ATGGGCTTGAAAAGCATGCCGAATATTCTCAAGACCAGGGACATAGCTATTTTGCTCGACCTGAGTCCCGATTCGGTCAACGACATGGCGAGAAAAGGTCAGATAAAGGGCTATAAGAGCGGAAACCAGTGGCGATTCAGGAAAAAAGACGTTGAAAAATTTTTGAAGAAGTACAACCAGAGGCACACTTCAGGCACAGGATGA
- a CDS encoding redoxin domain-containing protein — MTRLARCCLATLVVFLWSFPQPALPEGLISLLERGDVAPSFELKSRSGELVSFNPGGRASVLVFWSAYCKVCTEIIPALNETYELYRDGVNFLSVNVDGEPHVDNVVLFIDDHDILYPVAFDAIVDDFFIAADKYGIIHTPTIFFIGKDKQVIDVLEGDEVKKVKERAEKILRMPASNQN; from the coding sequence ATGACGAGACTCGCAAGGTGCTGTCTTGCCACGCTCGTTGTCTTTCTCTGGTCATTCCCTCAACCTGCTCTCCCGGAAGGGCTGATTTCCCTTCTTGAAAGGGGCGATGTTGCCCCTTCATTCGAACTGAAATCTCGTAGCGGCGAACTGGTTTCGTTTAACCCAGGAGGCAGAGCCAGCGTTCTCGTCTTCTGGTCCGCATATTGCAAGGTCTGTACGGAGATTATCCCAGCCCTGAACGAAACCTATGAATTGTACCGCGACGGGGTAAATTTCTTATCCGTCAATGTCGATGGAGAACCCCATGTTGACAACGTGGTTCTTTTCATAGATGATCACGATATCCTCTATCCCGTGGCATTCGATGCGATTGTCGATGACTTTTTTATCGCTGCGGACAAATATGGCATCATACATACCCCGACGATCTTCTTCATAGGCAAGGATAAACAGGTAATCGATGTCCTTGAGGGGGATGAGGTAAAAAAGGTAAAAGAGCGTGCAGAGAAGATCCTCCGCATGCCGGCGTCGAATCAGAATTAG
- a CDS encoding redoxin domain-containing protein translates to MRVVSIVILFFILLLCVFHAPPSSFALCVEVGKASPNLELTDIDGKKVSLDAYRGKIILLAFWASWCPRCEEELTFLQGVYKTSPDIVVIAINQEAQNISRAHVARIKETLTQWKIDFPVLIDRELLAWDMFCINALPTSIIIDKAGKIRYAEANYYWASQDKIANIINEIRTGK, encoded by the coding sequence ATGAGAGTGGTGTCGATCGTTATTTTGTTTTTCATTCTTCTTCTCTGTGTCTTTCATGCACCACCCTCCTCCTTCGCACTGTGCGTCGAGGTCGGCAAGGCCTCTCCTAACCTGGAACTGACCGACATAGACGGAAAGAAGGTCTCTCTGGATGCGTACAGGGGGAAGATAATACTCCTTGCATTCTGGGCTTCCTGGTGTCCCCGTTGCGAGGAGGAACTGACCTTTCTTCAGGGGGTATACAAGACAAGCCCCGATATCGTGGTCATCGCCATCAACCAGGAGGCACAGAACATATCCAGGGCTCACGTGGCGAGGATAAAGGAAACGCTTACACAGTGGAAGATAGATTTTCCCGTGCTCATCGACAGGGAGCTTTTAGCCTGGGATATGTTCTGCATAAATGCATTGCCCACGAGCATAATTATCGATAAAGCCGGGAAGATCCGCTATGCGGAAGCCAACTATTACTGGGCGTCACAGGACAAGATAGCAAATATAATCAATGAGATCCGAACCGGAAAGTGA
- a CDS encoding diguanylate cyclase: protein MLLIIELTALTIFFGFLLKTVRARYADLAFESISGNITGNISSAIWRSASLVAKNGDALLSEKITDSIKMYLATPVTFTEDPSILRGKKMLKSAEGEKFSLYIGHLRNQPEQGMVLPFAVASNPDVKSIASAELRVPGILEYLNGLAARGVYCKIFSLEGRISLADTSLLPADSRLERMIENFDSWEKAITEFDIGVTVTAPEGFLEIPLVPQVCVVLGFLFLASLVFFLHVRIIKPASLSIDLFQERREKVGIELLDGINPENLYLNVNSLVGEYTNLREEHRVVKKKLEEVELGSLKELRRNHNELLINHSITKKMLKALNKDSVIPILLEGIKELGYENFIWGRFNRDAPGMEFNLDALKYGKERVTIPLLDETFFLTKVSWSGTYHYVEDASKIDCRYDDLILLANGPSFVIPVLKNRRFKCYQHFKCSTNDCPAYMSNDQKCWVRGAVKCDSHIVEPSKNPKETCFKCNLFNVEGVLIIKEGRDEKELKTEHIGSIVGLVNEASLALEIADLYEETERMSITDGLTGLYNHREFFKLLRGELDRSKRYGTNLSLMMIDVDNFKVFNDTYGHLAGDLALKMISTAINRAVRKIDIVSRYGGDEFTAILPETDQRGAIVLAERIKSEVAKMNMSPVEDERAALTVSIGICSTHAGNITPDQLVSRADDASYLAKKTGKDKICISDRM from the coding sequence TTGCTCCTTATCATCGAACTAACCGCACTCACGATCTTTTTTGGCTTTCTCCTCAAAACCGTCAGGGCGAGATACGCCGATTTGGCCTTTGAGAGCATAAGCGGGAATATCACCGGGAATATCTCATCTGCAATCTGGAGAAGTGCGTCGCTCGTTGCAAAAAACGGGGACGCGCTGCTATCGGAAAAAATTACTGACAGTATAAAAATGTACCTTGCAACCCCGGTGACTTTCACCGAGGACCCATCCATTCTGCGCGGCAAGAAAATGCTCAAATCAGCGGAAGGAGAAAAGTTCAGCCTTTACATCGGCCACCTGCGAAACCAGCCGGAGCAGGGCATGGTTCTGCCATTTGCGGTGGCAAGTAATCCCGACGTGAAAAGTATCGCCTCGGCAGAGCTGAGAGTTCCCGGCATTCTCGAATACCTGAACGGCCTTGCGGCAAGAGGCGTTTACTGCAAAATCTTCTCCCTCGAAGGCCGCATCTCACTCGCCGACACGTCGCTGCTTCCCGCTGACTCACGCCTGGAAAGAATGATTGAAAATTTTGATTCGTGGGAAAAAGCAATCACTGAATTTGATATCGGTGTTACCGTTACCGCTCCCGAGGGTTTTTTAGAAATACCCCTGGTTCCCCAGGTTTGCGTGGTCCTGGGATTTCTCTTCCTCGCATCGCTGGTTTTCTTTCTTCACGTGCGCATAATCAAGCCGGCTTCCTTGTCCATCGACCTTTTTCAGGAGAGAAGGGAGAAGGTGGGAATTGAGCTGCTCGACGGGATCAACCCCGAGAACCTCTACCTGAACGTCAACTCGCTGGTCGGTGAATATACGAACTTGAGGGAAGAGCACAGGGTTGTGAAAAAGAAGCTCGAGGAGGTTGAGCTTGGAAGCCTCAAGGAGTTGAGAAGAAACCACAACGAACTCCTCATCAATCATTCGATAACGAAGAAGATGTTGAAAGCGCTGAACAAGGATAGCGTGATCCCTATCCTGCTCGAAGGGATAAAAGAGCTCGGTTACGAAAATTTTATCTGGGGAAGATTCAACCGGGATGCTCCCGGAATGGAGTTCAACCTGGACGCGCTCAAGTACGGCAAAGAGAGGGTGACCATTCCACTTCTTGACGAAACCTTTTTTCTCACCAAGGTGAGCTGGAGCGGGACATATCACTATGTTGAGGATGCATCCAAGATCGACTGCCGCTACGATGATCTCATCCTGCTGGCAAATGGGCCGTCCTTTGTCATTCCGGTTCTGAAAAACAGGAGGTTCAAGTGTTACCAGCATTTCAAATGCAGCACGAATGATTGTCCCGCCTACATGAGTAACGACCAGAAATGCTGGGTGAGGGGTGCGGTAAAGTGTGATTCCCATATCGTGGAGCCTTCAAAAAACCCGAAGGAAACCTGCTTTAAATGCAACCTCTTCAACGTCGAGGGCGTGCTCATCATCAAGGAAGGGCGGGATGAAAAAGAGCTCAAGACAGAGCACATCGGCAGCATAGTGGGACTGGTGAACGAAGCGTCACTGGCTCTGGAAATTGCCGACCTCTATGAGGAGACAGAGAGGATGTCGATAACCGACGGGCTGACGGGTCTCTACAACCACAGGGAGTTCTTCAAGCTTCTGCGGGGCGAACTTGACAGGTCGAAGAGATACGGAACCAACCTCTCCCTCATGATGATAGACGTTGACAACTTCAAGGTGTTCAACGACACCTACGGTCATCTGGCGGGCGACCTGGCCTTGAAAATGATATCGACGGCCATAAACAGGGCAGTGAGAAAGATCGACATCGTTTCCCGCTACGGGGGCGATGAGTTTACGGCGATTCTTCCCGAGACTGACCAGAGGGGTGCCATCGTTCTCGCAGAGAGGATCAAGAGCGAAGTTGCAAAGATGAACATGTCTCCCGTTGAGGATGAGAGGGCGGCATTGACGGTCAGCATCGGTATCTGCTCCACACATGCAGGCAACATCACCCCGGATCAGCTGGTAAGCAGGGCGGATGACGCCTCCTACCTTGCAAAGAAGACGGGCAAAGACAAAATATGTATCTCTGACAGAATGTAA
- a CDS encoding deoxyguanosinetriphosphate triphosphohydrolase — protein MLTREDYEKLESERLAPFASKSLLSRGRKHPEAEDTIRTAFQRDRDRIIHSAAFRRLEYKTQVFVNHEGDHYRTRLTHTIEVSQIARSISRALRLNEDLTEAIVLAHDLGHTPFGHAGERTMNDLMENHGGFEHNLQSLRVVDHLEKRYPEFNGLNLTYEVREGICKHSSAYDTTSPPFEFSPGKEPSLEGQIVDLADEIAYSNHDIDDGLRSGLITLKQLEGVTLWKEAIQMVRKNYTSLDDDALKHRGISTIISFLTRDLTFYSWESIEKAQLTSVDDVRNFGGRMITFSEEMREKNEDLKKFLYNNMYCHYRVIRMEEKAKRIIVDLYDAYRTRPEQLPPRFYAKKNREGLERVICDYIAGMTDRFALNEHKKLFDPHEKV, from the coding sequence ATGCTTACGAGAGAAGATTACGAGAAACTCGAAAGTGAAAGGCTTGCCCCCTTCGCGTCCAAGAGCCTCCTTTCCCGCGGCCGAAAGCATCCTGAGGCAGAGGATACGATTCGAACTGCTTTCCAGAGGGACCGGGACCGTATTATCCATTCTGCCGCATTCCGGCGGCTGGAATACAAGACCCAGGTTTTTGTGAATCACGAGGGTGATCACTACCGCACGCGCCTGACCCACACGATTGAAGTCTCACAGATAGCGCGGTCGATTTCCAGGGCCCTGCGCTTGAACGAGGACCTTACGGAAGCGATCGTCCTTGCCCACGACCTCGGCCACACACCCTTCGGACATGCGGGAGAGAGAACGATGAACGACCTGATGGAAAACCACGGCGGCTTCGAGCACAACCTCCAGTCACTGCGCGTGGTGGACCACCTCGAGAAGAGATATCCTGAGTTCAACGGCCTCAACCTCACATACGAGGTGAGAGAGGGAATATGCAAGCATTCATCGGCCTATGACACGACGTCGCCTCCCTTTGAATTCTCGCCCGGAAAAGAGCCCTCCCTGGAGGGACAGATAGTCGACCTGGCCGATGAGATTGCCTACAGCAATCACGACATCGATGACGGCTTGAGAAGCGGCCTCATCACGTTGAAGCAGCTGGAGGGCGTAACGCTCTGGAAGGAAGCGATACAGATGGTGAGAAAAAACTATACCTCACTCGATGACGATGCGCTGAAACACAGGGGAATTTCGACGATCATCTCCTTTCTCACCAGGGACCTTACCTTTTACTCCTGGGAAAGCATCGAGAAGGCGCAACTTACCTCGGTTGACGATGTTCGCAACTTCGGCGGCCGAATGATAACATTCAGCGAGGAAATGAGGGAAAAAAACGAAGATCTCAAGAAATTCCTATATAATAATATGTACTGCCACTACAGGGTCATCAGGATGGAGGAAAAAGCGAAAAGGATTATAGTGGATCTCTATGACGCTTACAGAACAAGGCCCGAGCAATTGCCCCCGCGCTTTTATGCGAAAAAAAACAGGGAAGGCCTCGAAAGGGTGATATGCGACTACATCGCGGGGATGACAGACAGATTCGCGTTAAATGAGCACAAGAAACTGTTCGATCCCCACGAAAAAGTCTAA
- a CDS encoding methyltransferase domain-containing protein — translation MSSFDERFKKAVRENFDASVEHYERFEQKHHLFENLTYKLVEIMGGMEKASRVLDVGCGTGISTYSLYKCFGDNCSYYAIDISANMLDIAKNKYADLGNFIFIHGDAENLSDHFIEKFDAIFYTASLFLLPDFKKSLHQALTLLNNRGKIAISFYSGLSDMRGQDLIKKHFEGFSYRYGAFGLPDLIKWLKASKIKNFTTEYLFQAESEFLTEFLTIPAQAAGLFPRQTFNKQVSLVKEFVRDLYSFEKDTFMKWTFIVISS, via the coding sequence ATGAGCAGCTTCGACGAAAGGTTCAAAAAAGCAGTAAGGGAAAACTTTGATGCCAGTGTAGAGCACTACGAACGTTTCGAGCAAAAACATCACCTTTTTGAAAACCTTACCTACAAGCTGGTAGAAATCATGGGAGGGATGGAGAAGGCCTCGAGAGTGCTCGACGTTGGTTGCGGTACTGGCATATCGACGTACAGCCTTTATAAGTGTTTTGGAGACAATTGTTCATATTATGCAATAGATATATCTGCAAATATGCTTGATATTGCAAAGAATAAATACGCTGATCTGGGCAATTTCATATTCATCCACGGCGATGCGGAAAATTTATCCGATCACTTCATAGAGAAATTCGATGCGATTTTCTACACAGCATCGCTCTTTTTGCTCCCCGATTTTAAAAAAAGTCTCCATCAAGCGCTGACATTGCTAAACAACAGGGGAAAGATTGCAATCAGCTTTTACTCGGGACTTTCCGACATGAGAGGGCAGGACCTTATAAAGAAACATTTCGAAGGTTTTTCATACAGATATGGAGCATTTGGCCTTCCTGATCTTATCAAATGGCTAAAAGCATCAAAGATCAAGAATTTTACCACAGAATACCTTTTTCAGGCAGAGAGTGAGTTTCTGACAGAATTTCTCACGATTCCCGCACAGGCTGCAGGCCTTTTTCCGCGCCAGACGTTCAACAAACAGGTCTCTCTGGTGAAGGAATTCGTTCGCGATCTCTACAGCTTCGAAAAAGATACGTTCATGAAGTGGACGTTTATCGTTATATCGTCGTAG
- a CDS encoding tetratricopeptide repeat protein, translated as MAKKRLTKKELKQPDEVLTLLGTATRFITENQAKLMAVAGSIFVLALAIYGYKGYTSRKFSKENGKLWQIVARIPDKYLELSEGEKQNLVLVKSDLENFLKKVGSKSVKIYAQYYIADVNFKLAYYSNAVEKFQEILGKEEVPPELRYISNIGLGYSYEALSEYKSAIRHFKAAGDMATDPYSRGAASYGMARCYELMGDFEVARQIYADILEKNPDYPDIEFIKIRLSSIS; from the coding sequence GTGGCGAAGAAACGGCTGACGAAAAAGGAACTCAAGCAACCAGATGAGGTTTTGACGCTTCTTGGCACGGCGACAAGATTCATAACGGAAAACCAGGCAAAGCTGATGGCCGTCGCCGGCTCGATATTCGTGCTTGCCCTGGCAATTTATGGTTACAAAGGCTATACGAGCCGGAAATTTTCCAAGGAAAATGGAAAGCTCTGGCAAATTGTTGCCAGGATACCCGATAAATACCTGGAACTCAGCGAAGGGGAAAAACAAAACCTCGTCCTGGTCAAGTCCGATCTCGAGAATTTTTTGAAAAAAGTCGGCTCGAAATCCGTGAAAATTTACGCGCAGTACTATATCGCCGATGTGAACTTCAAGCTCGCATACTATTCAAACGCGGTCGAGAAATTTCAGGAGATTCTCGGGAAAGAGGAGGTACCCCCCGAGTTGCGTTACATCAGCAACATCGGACTCGGGTACAGCTATGAGGCCCTTTCCGAGTATAAATCGGCGATCCGTCACTTCAAGGCTGCCGGGGATATGGCAACCGACCCTTACAGCAGGGGTGCCGCCTCCTACGGGATGGCCCGCTGTTATGAGCTGATGGGGGATTTCGAAGTAGCAAGGCAGATATATGCCGATATCCTTGAAAAGAACCCTGATTACCCTGATATTGAATTCATCAAAATCAGGCTTTCCTCAATTTCCTGA
- a CDS encoding histidinol phosphate phosphatase domain-containing protein, whose protein sequence is MIDLHIHSIFSDGVLIPSEIVSRAKQKGYKALALTDHVDTSNIDFVLSGMVKVSRDLSLKTGVKVVPGVEITHVPPSLIGGLVTEARERGAGIVIVHGETIVEPVPPGTNREAIIACADILAHPGLITEEDAMLAAKNGVFLEITSRGGHSYTNGHIVRMARRTGAELIFNTDAHGPGDFIDKETARAVLEGAGLLADDVSLIFENSANLIDKRG, encoded by the coding sequence ATGATAGATTTGCACATTCACTCGATATTTAGCGATGGCGTGCTCATACCATCGGAAATCGTATCCCGGGCCAAGCAGAAAGGCTACAAAGCTCTTGCTCTGACTGACCACGTGGACACGTCGAACATCGATTTCGTGCTGTCCGGCATGGTAAAGGTTTCCCGGGACCTGTCCCTTAAAACCGGGGTGAAAGTTGTTCCGGGTGTAGAGATAACGCACGTCCCGCCTTCGCTCATAGGCGGCCTCGTCACCGAGGCAAGGGAACGGGGTGCCGGCATAGTTATCGTTCATGGCGAGACGATTGTGGAGCCGGTTCCCCCGGGAACGAACAGGGAGGCGATTATTGCGTGTGCCGATATCCTCGCCCATCCGGGCCTCATAACGGAGGAGGATGCGATGCTGGCAGCAAAAAATGGCGTCTTTCTGGAGATAACTTCGAGGGGAGGGCATTCCTACACGAATGGCCATATCGTCAGAATGGCAAGGAGAACGGGTGCGGAATTGATCTTCAACACCGACGCCCACGGGCCTGGAGACTTTATCGATAAGGAGACGGCAAGGGCAGTTCTTGAGGGTGCGGGCCTTTTGGCTGATGATGTTTCGTTGATTTTTGAAAATTCCGCAAACTTGATAGATAAGAGGGGCTGA